A genomic stretch from Caballeronia sp. LZ062 includes:
- a CDS encoding ATP-binding protein has protein sequence MFPAFPFTALVGQAPLQQALLLAAVDPSLGGVLVSGPRGTAKSTAARALAELLPEGKLVTLPLGASEEQLIGTLDIQSALRDGGVKFSPGLLAKAHRGVLYVDEVNLLPNPLVDQLLDVAASGVNIIERDGISHRHDARFVLIGTMNPEEGELRPQLLDRFGLAVELANCFDANVRQRIVKARLAFDSDAEAFRARHADNQAALAERIEAARAALDEYDFDDVVHAHVSELCIAANVDGLRADLVMLRAARALAALEGAEYVETKHVDCVADAVLRHRRREQEAHSREAPRPEANGNTTQGGDWGYMPPESVGTAKVKQVRPLAAKKA, from the coding sequence TTGTTTCCAGCGTTTCCCTTTACGGCGCTCGTCGGACAAGCGCCGTTGCAACAGGCGTTGTTACTCGCGGCCGTCGATCCGTCACTTGGCGGCGTGCTCGTGAGCGGTCCGCGCGGCACGGCGAAGTCCACGGCGGCGCGTGCCCTCGCAGAGCTGTTGCCGGAAGGGAAACTCGTGACCTTGCCGCTCGGCGCGAGTGAAGAACAACTCATCGGCACGCTCGATATTCAAAGCGCGTTGCGCGATGGCGGCGTAAAGTTCTCGCCGGGGTTGCTTGCGAAGGCGCATCGCGGTGTGCTGTATGTCGATGAAGTGAATCTGCTGCCGAATCCTCTCGTCGATCAATTGCTCGACGTGGCTGCGAGCGGCGTGAATATCATCGAGCGTGACGGCATATCGCATCGTCATGATGCGCGCTTCGTGCTGATCGGCACCATGAATCCGGAAGAGGGCGAATTGCGCCCGCAACTGCTGGATCGCTTCGGGCTTGCCGTCGAACTCGCCAACTGTTTCGACGCGAACGTGCGGCAGCGAATCGTCAAGGCGCGGCTTGCATTCGATTCGGATGCCGAAGCATTTCGTGCGCGACACGCCGATAATCAGGCGGCGCTCGCCGAACGCATCGAGGCAGCGCGTGCGGCGCTCGATGAGTATGACTTCGATGATGTCGTCCATGCGCATGTGAGCGAGCTGTGCATTGCCGCTAACGTGGATGGTTTGCGAGCGGACCTTGTAATGCTGCGCGCGGCGCGTGCACTGGCTGCGCTCGAAGGCGCGGAATACGTCGAAACGAAGCACGTCGATTGTGTGGCGGACGCAGTCTTGCGGCACCGCCGGCGTGAGCAGGAAGCGCATTCTCGCGAAGCGCCGCGACCGGAGGCGAACGGGAATACGACCCAGGGCGGCGATTGGGGCTATATGCCGCCCGAATCCGTAGGCACCGCGAAGGTCAAGCAGGTCAGGCCGCTTGCCGCAAAAAAAGCCTGA
- the cobN gene encoding cobaltochelatase subunit CobN, whose translation MHLLRTTPGGFVDDAAGVMRIEQTRAPIVVLSSADTTLALLASVFPRLEPGFPEVRLANQSFLRQPASVDFYVDDVLRHAKVVIVDHLGGESYWPYGIERIVALAEREKQTLAMFSGDLTEDPNLISKSTADAAFCRELSRYLREGGAGNAEEFLRAIGYHVFGFGREPRAPRPLPAVAIYHPEHDIASIDDWRTRWTEGAPVVAILFYRAHLQAGNTAVFDTLIDALEREGLNPLPIAISSLKESVSREVIARLCAEHRASLVLNTTAFAASVIGESEDFEIAGDAPVLQVILSGGNREDWEKDNHGLNSRDVAMHVALPEVDGRIITRAVSFKGLAYHCAHTQVDVVRYQADAERVRFVAELSRRWCALRHTPNEKKRIALVLANYPASEGRIGNGVGLDTPASAVGILSMLAREGYRVGELPADGDALIAALTQGVTNDPVVRDMRPALQSLSLEDYLDAYRTLPADARAALEKTWGAPEGDPTLRRGRFMIAGLRCGEVFIGIQPSRSRERNDYASYHDAELVPPHSYLAFYFWLRLRFNADALVHVGKHGNLEWLPGKSVALSASCWPDLILGPMPHLYPFIVNDPGEGSQAKRRAQAVIIDHLMPPLTRAENYGPLQDLERQVDEYYEALMVDVRRAKLLRKSILASIVEHKLHEELGLDAPRDASGEDALLTRADAYLCELKEAQIRDGLHVFGVSPQGVQRRDTLLALGRFPIGDGQGANASLITSLARDLQLGDDFDPLDADWSAPWHGPRPNALQAASDAPWRHQGDTRERLEGLAMLLLEGEAAVPGPHTARVLERLHRDVLARLDACGPQESMQLKRGLEGRFVPPGPSGSPSRGRPDVLPTGRNFYSVDTRALPTQAAWSLGLKSANMLVERHVQDHGDYPRAIGLSVWGTATMRTGGDDIAQAFALIGVRPKWAAGSHRVTDFEILPISIFNRPRIDVTLRVSGFFRDAFANLMHLFDAAVQAVAGLEDEPEDVNPIRARILRERDELIGRGVDAEEARRRAGWRVFSTKPGAYGAGLQELIDLKQWETDADLSAAYQATGGYAYSQGGDGVEARSSFGTRLSTLDVVLQNQDNREHDLLDSNDYHQFQGGMVAAVRYLSGVQPQAYNADHSNPAAPRMRTLNEEIARVVRSRVVNPKWIDGVKRHGYKGASELSATVDYLFGYDATARVVSDHQYALVTDAYVNDAGTRDFIARHNPHALQSICERLLEAMQRGLWQEPGDYQQAVTQHLLDVEQQLEGRQN comes from the coding sequence ATGCATCTGTTACGCACGACGCCGGGAGGCTTTGTCGATGACGCGGCAGGCGTCATGCGCATCGAGCAGACGCGCGCGCCGATCGTCGTGCTCAGTTCTGCGGATACCACGCTCGCGTTGCTTGCGAGCGTGTTTCCGCGTCTCGAACCCGGTTTTCCCGAAGTGCGGCTCGCGAACCAATCGTTTCTTCGCCAGCCCGCATCGGTCGATTTCTACGTCGACGATGTATTGCGTCACGCGAAGGTCGTCATCGTGGATCATCTCGGCGGGGAATCGTACTGGCCTTACGGCATCGAGCGTATCGTTGCGCTGGCCGAGCGCGAGAAGCAAACGCTCGCCATGTTTTCGGGCGATCTCACGGAAGACCCCAACCTCATCAGCAAGAGCACTGCGGACGCCGCGTTCTGCCGCGAGCTGTCGCGCTACCTGCGCGAAGGCGGCGCGGGCAATGCAGAGGAATTCTTGCGTGCAATCGGCTATCACGTGTTCGGCTTTGGCCGCGAGCCTCGGGCGCCGCGTCCGCTGCCTGCCGTGGCGATCTATCATCCCGAGCACGACATCGCCTCAATCGACGACTGGCGCACGCGATGGACCGAAGGTGCGCCCGTCGTCGCGATTCTCTTTTATCGCGCGCACTTGCAAGCGGGCAACACGGCCGTATTCGATACGCTCATCGACGCCCTCGAAAGAGAAGGCCTGAATCCGTTGCCGATTGCGATTTCATCGCTCAAGGAAAGCGTGAGCCGTGAAGTGATCGCGCGTCTATGCGCGGAGCATCGTGCATCGCTCGTGTTGAACACGACCGCGTTTGCAGCAAGCGTGATCGGCGAAAGCGAAGACTTCGAGATAGCGGGCGATGCGCCCGTGCTGCAAGTGATCTTGAGCGGCGGCAATCGCGAGGACTGGGAGAAGGACAATCACGGCCTTAATTCGCGCGACGTGGCGATGCATGTCGCGTTGCCCGAGGTCGATGGCCGCATCATCACACGTGCGGTCAGCTTCAAGGGGCTCGCGTATCACTGCGCGCATACGCAAGTGGATGTGGTCCGTTATCAGGCCGATGCCGAACGCGTGCGCTTCGTCGCGGAGTTGAGCCGCCGCTGGTGCGCGCTGCGGCACACGCCTAATGAAAAGAAGCGGATCGCCCTCGTACTGGCGAACTATCCGGCGAGCGAAGGGCGCATCGGCAACGGCGTGGGGCTCGATACGCCGGCGTCTGCGGTCGGCATCTTGTCGATGCTCGCGCGCGAAGGTTATCGCGTGGGCGAATTGCCGGCGGATGGCGATGCGCTCATCGCCGCATTGACGCAAGGCGTGACGAACGATCCTGTCGTTCGTGACATGCGGCCGGCGCTCCAAAGCCTTTCGCTCGAAGACTATCTGGACGCTTATCGCACCTTGCCCGCGGACGCCCGCGCCGCGCTCGAAAAAACGTGGGGCGCGCCCGAAGGAGACCCGACATTGCGGCGCGGCCGTTTCATGATCGCGGGCTTGCGCTGCGGTGAAGTGTTCATCGGCATCCAACCGTCGAGATCGCGCGAACGCAACGATTATGCGAGCTATCACGATGCAGAGCTCGTTCCGCCGCATTCCTATCTCGCGTTTTATTTCTGGCTGCGCTTGCGCTTCAACGCGGACGCACTCGTGCATGTCGGCAAGCACGGCAACCTCGAATGGCTGCCGGGCAAGAGCGTCGCGCTGTCGGCATCGTGCTGGCCCGACCTGATCCTCGGACCCATGCCGCATCTCTACCCGTTCATCGTCAACGATCCGGGCGAGGGCAGTCAGGCCAAGCGGCGCGCGCAGGCGGTCATCATCGACCATCTGATGCCGCCGCTCACGCGCGCCGAAAACTACGGGCCGTTGCAGGATCTCGAGCGCCAGGTTGACGAGTACTACGAAGCATTGATGGTCGATGTCCGGCGCGCCAAGCTGTTGCGCAAGTCGATACTCGCGAGCATCGTCGAGCATAAGCTGCACGAGGAGTTAGGGCTGGATGCGCCACGCGATGCATCCGGCGAAGACGCGTTGCTCACGCGCGCGGACGCCTACCTGTGCGAGCTGAAAGAAGCGCAGATTCGCGACGGCCTGCATGTTTTCGGTGTGTCGCCGCAAGGCGTGCAGCGCCGCGATACGCTGCTTGCGCTCGGCCGCTTTCCAATCGGCGATGGTCAAGGGGCGAACGCAAGCCTCATTACCTCGCTCGCGCGCGACCTGCAACTAGGCGACGACTTCGACCCGCTCGATGCCGACTGGTCCGCACCCTGGCATGGGCCGCGTCCCAACGCGTTGCAGGCGGCAAGCGATGCGCCGTGGCGCCATCAAGGCGATACGCGTGAGCGGCTCGAAGGTCTCGCCATGCTGCTTCTCGAAGGCGAAGCAGCCGTGCCGGGACCGCATACGGCACGCGTACTCGAACGCTTGCATCGCGACGTGCTTGCGCGTCTGGACGCATGCGGTCCGCAAGAATCGATGCAACTCAAGCGCGGTCTCGAAGGCCGCTTCGTTCCGCCCGGGCCGAGTGGATCTCCATCGCGCGGCAGGCCAGACGTGTTGCCGACGGGGCGCAACTTCTATTCGGTCGATACGCGCGCATTGCCGACGCAAGCCGCGTGGTCGCTCGGGCTCAAGTCCGCGAACATGCTCGTCGAGCGCCACGTGCAGGACCACGGCGACTATCCGCGCGCCATCGGCTTATCGGTGTGGGGCACGGCGACCATGCGCACCGGCGGCGACGATATCGCGCAAGCCTTCGCGTTGATCGGCGTGCGGCCGAAGTGGGCGGCGGGCAGTCATCGCGTGACGGACTTCGAGATTCTGCCGATCTCCATCTTCAATCGGCCACGCATCGACGTCACGTTGCGCGTATCGGGCTTTTTCCGCGATGCTTTCGCCAATCTCATGCATCTGTTCGATGCAGCCGTGCAGGCCGTCGCGGGACTGGAAGACGAGCCCGAAGACGTGAACCCGATTCGCGCGCGCATTCTGCGCGAGCGCGACGAGTTGATCGGACGCGGCGTCGATGCCGAAGAAGCGCGACGGCGTGCGGGCTGGCGTGTATTCAGCACGAAGCCGGGCGCGTATGGCGCGGGTTTGCAGGAACTCATCGATCTAAAGCAATGGGAGACCGACGCCGATCTGTCCGCCGCTTATCAAGCCACGGGCGGCTATGCGTATTCGCAAGGTGGCGATGGCGTCGAAGCACGGTCGAGCTTCGGTACTCGGCTCTCGACGCTCGACGTGGTGCTTCAGAACCAGGACAACCGCGAACACGACTTGCTCGATTCGAACGACTATCACCAGTTTCAGGGCGGCATGGTCGCGGCGGTACGCTACCTTTCGGGCGTGCAGCCGCAAGCGTACAACGCGGACCACAGCAACCCGGCCGCGCCGCGTATGCGCACGTTGAACGAAGAGATCGCGCGCGTGGTGCGCTCGCGCGTGGTCAATCCGAAGTGGATCGACGGCGTCAAACGGCACGGCTATAAAGGCGCGTCCGAGCTTTCCGCGACCGTCGATTACCTCTTCGGCTACGATGCCACCGCGCGCGTGGTTTCCGATCATCAATATGCGCTTGTCACCGATGCCTACGTGAACGATGCCGGCACGCGCGACTTCATCGCGCGGCACAACCCGCATGCGCTTCAGTCGATCTGCGAGCGCTTGCTCGAAGCGATGCAGCGCGGGCTGTGGCAAGAACCCGGCGACTACCAGCAGGCCGTGACACAGCATCTGCTCGATGTCGAGCAGCAACTCGAAGGCCGACAGAATTGA
- the cobW gene encoding cobalamin biosynthesis protein CobW, translating into MQTRKIPVTVVTGFLGSGKTTLMRHIMSNAQGMRLAVIVNEFGELGIDGEILKGCGIGCDDEAASTDRNLYELANGCLCCTVQEEFYPVMEQLLERRERIDHVLIETSGLALPKPLVQAFNWPSIKNAFTVDAVITVVDGPAAASGQFAANPAAVEAQRKADPNLDHESPLHELFEDQLSSADLVIVNKTDLMDADALRRVEALVRPEIPQQVKIVPAQMGKLDLHALLGLQAASEESIHLRHDHHGSADDDGHADHHHDAFDSVVVEARVESREQAIAALQTLVENHTIYRVKGFAALPGAAMRLVVQGVGRRFDSYYDRRWNEGEAASRFVLIGEDLDRQTLQSALNAALANALAQA; encoded by the coding sequence ATGCAAACCCGCAAGATTCCCGTTACGGTCGTGACAGGCTTTCTCGGCAGCGGCAAGACTACCTTGATGCGCCACATCATGTCGAATGCGCAGGGCATGCGCCTGGCCGTGATCGTGAACGAATTCGGCGAGCTCGGCATCGACGGGGAGATTCTCAAAGGCTGCGGCATCGGTTGCGACGACGAAGCCGCATCCACCGACCGAAATCTCTATGAACTCGCTAACGGGTGCCTCTGCTGCACGGTGCAGGAAGAGTTTTATCCGGTGATGGAGCAGTTGCTGGAACGTCGCGAGCGCATCGATCATGTGTTGATCGAGACGTCCGGACTTGCGCTGCCGAAGCCGCTCGTGCAGGCGTTCAACTGGCCGTCCATCAAAAACGCCTTCACGGTGGATGCGGTCATCACGGTGGTCGATGGCCCTGCCGCCGCGAGCGGACAGTTCGCCGCGAATCCCGCAGCGGTCGAAGCGCAACGCAAGGCCGACCCGAATCTGGACCATGAATCGCCGCTGCATGAACTATTCGAGGATCAACTGTCTTCGGCCGATCTCGTGATCGTCAATAAGACTGACCTCATGGATGCCGATGCGCTGCGCCGTGTGGAAGCGCTGGTGCGTCCCGAGATTCCGCAGCAAGTGAAGATCGTGCCCGCGCAAATGGGCAAGCTGGATCTGCATGCGTTGCTCGGCCTGCAAGCGGCGTCGGAAGAAAGCATCCATCTTCGTCACGACCATCATGGTTCCGCAGACGACGATGGTCATGCGGATCATCATCACGACGCATTCGATTCAGTCGTCGTGGAAGCGCGAGTGGAGTCCCGCGAACAGGCCATTGCCGCGTTGCAGACGCTCGTCGAAAACCACACGATTTACCGCGTCAAGGGCTTCGCTGCATTGCCCGGTGCTGCAATGCGTCTCGTGGTGCAAGGTGTCGGGCGGCGCTTCGACAGCTACTATGACCGTCGCTGGAACGAAGGCGAAGCCGCGAGCCGCTTCGTGCTCATCGGCGAAGACCTCGACCGTCAAACGCTGCAGTCGGCGTTGAACGCCGCGCTTGCGAACGCGCTCGCGCAGGCCTGA
- a CDS encoding cobalamin biosynthesis protein, giving the protein MHSPNAAIREGRMGGASLSPIRSMMPPCASQRRLAVGIGCKRGVSADAIEAAVRAALDSVEFPFACIAVIASIDIKHDETGLRGFCERHGLPLRLYCADDIAKICADGVCEPCALLASDGGKLVVRKTIKGYVTVAIATMKA; this is encoded by the coding sequence ATGCATTCGCCGAACGCCGCCATCCGCGAGGGACGCATGGGCGGCGCGAGCCTTTCACCCATTCGTTCGATGATGCCTCCTTGCGCGAGCCAGCGCCGCCTTGCCGTCGGCATCGGCTGCAAACGCGGAGTGAGCGCCGATGCGATCGAAGCCGCCGTCCGCGCGGCGCTCGATAGCGTCGAGTTCCCGTTCGCATGCATTGCGGTGATCGCGAGCATCGACATCAAGCACGATGAAACCGGCTTGCGCGGCTTCTGCGAGCGTCATGGCTTGCCGTTGCGCTTGTATTGCGCCGACGACATCGCGAAGATCTGTGCCGATGGCGTATGCGAGCCGTGCGCGCTGCTTGCGAGCGATGGCGGAAAGCTCGTGGTGCGCAAGACGATCAAGGGTTACGTGACCGTCGCCATCGCAACAATGAAAGCCTGA
- the cobO gene encoding cob(I)yrinic acid a,c-diamide adenosyltransferase, with amino-acid sequence MKTDTESHLRMTQRRKEGHEKKQAAADHEKGLLIVNTGNGKGKTTAAFGMAVRVLGHGMKLGVVQFIKGALHTSERDFLSAVANCDFVTMGDGYTWNTQNREADMATARKGWNEARRMIESGEYQMVVLDELNTVLKYEYLPLDEVLDVLKARPAMLHVVVTGRHAPDALVDMADLVTEMRLVKHPYREQGVKAQRGVEF; translated from the coding sequence ATGAAAACCGATACCGAATCGCATCTGCGCATGACGCAGCGTCGCAAGGAAGGCCACGAAAAGAAGCAGGCCGCCGCGGATCACGAGAAGGGTCTCTTAATCGTCAACACGGGTAATGGCAAGGGCAAGACGACGGCGGCGTTCGGCATGGCCGTGCGCGTGCTCGGGCATGGCATGAAGCTCGGCGTCGTTCAATTCATCAAGGGCGCGCTGCATACGTCGGAGCGCGATTTCCTGAGCGCAGTCGCCAATTGCGACTTCGTGACGATGGGCGACGGCTATACGTGGAACACGCAGAACCGCGAGGCCGACATGGCGACTGCACGGAAAGGCTGGAACGAAGCGCGGCGCATGATCGAAAGCGGCGAATATCAGATGGTCGTGCTCGACGAGCTCAACACCGTGCTCAAGTACGAATACTTGCCGCTCGACGAAGTGCTCGACGTGTTGAAGGCGCGTCCCGCCATGCTGCATGTGGTGGTCACGGGCCGCCATGCGCCGGATGCGCTCGTCGACATGGCGGACCTCGTCACGGAGATGCGGCTCGTGAAGCATCCGTATCGCGAGCAAGGCGTGAAAGCGCAACGCGGCGTCGAGTTCTGA
- a CDS encoding cobyrinate a,c-diamide synthase produces MPSCPALFIGASASHQGKTTVTAALARHHARRGLNVRVFKTGPDFLDPMILERACGSPVYSLHLSMVGLDACRALLAQAAREADLILIEGVMGLFDGTPSSADLAAAFNVPVLAVIGAHGMAQTFGAVAFGLARYRADVPFYGVLANRVASARHAQMLAEAIPDGLRYCGHLSNADDIALPERHLGLTQAQEVAGLDARLDRAADAIAATALADMPPPVHFEDAALEAPPRLLEGLHIAMARDAAFSFVYPANVDLLIAMGAHVTSFSPLADEPAPDDADALYLPGGYPELHAATLVSNMRTRASIEAHVARQRAVVAECGGMLYLLDTLTDIQATKHAMLGLLPGHAVMQRRLARLAMQRLDTKHGALTGHTFHYSTLDTPMQPHLTSKHATTGAEGEGLYRHGPITATYMHAYWPSNPAAAAAFFRCESL; encoded by the coding sequence ATGCCGTCCTGCCCCGCACTCTTCATCGGCGCGAGCGCCTCGCATCAAGGCAAAACCACGGTGACGGCCGCACTTGCGCGCCATCATGCGCGGCGCGGCTTGAACGTGCGCGTGTTCAAGACCGGGCCGGATTTTCTGGACCCGATGATTCTCGAACGCGCGTGCGGATCGCCCGTTTATTCGCTGCATCTGTCGATGGTCGGTCTCGACGCATGTCGTGCTTTGCTTGCACAGGCCGCGCGTGAAGCCGATCTCATTCTGATAGAAGGCGTCATGGGTCTGTTCGATGGCACGCCCAGCAGCGCCGATCTTGCTGCCGCATTCAACGTTCCGGTGCTTGCGGTGATCGGCGCGCATGGCATGGCGCAGACGTTCGGCGCGGTGGCCTTCGGACTCGCGCGTTATCGCGCGGACGTGCCGTTTTATGGCGTGCTCGCCAATCGCGTTGCATCCGCACGGCATGCGCAGATGTTGGCCGAAGCGATTCCAGACGGTCTGCGTTATTGCGGGCATCTCTCCAACGCGGACGACATTGCGCTGCCTGAGCGCCACCTTGGCCTCACGCAAGCGCAAGAAGTCGCGGGACTCGATGCGCGTCTTGATCGCGCCGCCGATGCCATTGCGGCTACAGCGCTTGCCGACATGCCGCCGCCCGTTCACTTCGAGGACGCCGCGCTTGAAGCGCCGCCGCGCCTGCTCGAAGGCCTGCATATCGCAATGGCGCGAGACGCGGCCTTCTCGTTCGTCTATCCGGCTAATGTGGACTTGCTGATCGCAATGGGCGCACACGTCACATCATTTTCGCCGCTAGCCGATGAACCCGCGCCCGACGACGCCGATGCGCTGTATCTTCCCGGCGGCTATCCGGAACTGCATGCGGCCACGCTCGTGTCGAACATGCGCACGCGCGCATCGATCGAAGCGCATGTGGCGCGTCAACGGGCTGTCGTCGCGGAATGCGGCGGCATGTTGTATCTGCTCGACACGCTGACGGATATTCAGGCCACGAAGCACGCGATGCTCGGCCTACTGCCTGGCCACGCCGTCATGCAACGCCGCCTCGCGCGTCTTGCCATGCAGCGGCTCGATACGAAGCACGGCGCACTCACCGGCCATACGTTTCATTACTCCACGCTCGATACACCCATGCAGCCGCATCTGACTTCGAAACATGCAACGACGGGCGCTGAGGGCGAAGGCCTTTATCGCCACGGCCCGATCACAGCCACTTATATGCACGCCTATTGGCCATCGAATCCCGCCGCTGCCGCTGCGTTCTTCCGCTGCGAATCGCTATGA
- a CDS encoding DUF1289 domain-containing protein → MTVIDLSFTIQRAKSQEPVGSPCTGVCKIDPAHGLCAGCFRSREEIKSFRSMDDAAKLALLDVLPGRQAALSQGNA, encoded by the coding sequence ATGACGGTCATCGACCTTTCCTTCACTATTCAGCGTGCGAAATCGCAAGAGCCCGTCGGTTCACCGTGCACCGGCGTATGCAAGATCGACCCCGCGCACGGTCTGTGCGCGGGATGCTTCAGGAGCCGGGAAGAAATCAAGTCGTTCCGGTCGATGGACGATGCCGCGAAGCTCGCGCTATTGGACGTTTTGCCCGGACGGCAAGCGGCACTGTCGCAAGGGAACGCTTAA
- a CDS encoding CbtA family protein codes for MIRSLLIRGMIAGFVAGLLGFGFAKVIGEPFVARAIAFEEGHAQGHEHEHHEGAVHSHAHDSDEELVSRDTQSGLGLFTAVAVFGTALGGIFSLVFAFAYGRFGALRARGTSALLAMFGFLSVAVVPFLKYPPNPPSVGNAATIGPRTALFFGMLALSIAAAVVAVMLQRRLRARRGEWNATMIAGAFYIASMLLVQFALPRVDEVPAGFAASLLWDFRVAAIGIQVVIWTTLGLLFGALAARELERPALRSMATA; via the coding sequence ATGATCCGCAGTTTGTTGATACGCGGCATGATCGCGGGCTTCGTCGCGGGCCTGCTCGGCTTCGGCTTTGCCAAGGTGATCGGTGAGCCGTTCGTCGCACGTGCGATCGCTTTCGAAGAGGGCCACGCGCAGGGGCATGAGCACGAGCATCACGAAGGCGCAGTGCATTCACACGCACACGACAGCGACGAAGAACTCGTGAGCCGTGATACGCAGTCAGGCCTCGGCCTCTTCACGGCTGTGGCGGTATTCGGTACGGCACTGGGCGGCATCTTCTCGCTCGTATTCGCTTTTGCTTATGGCCGGTTCGGCGCCTTGCGCGCGCGTGGCACATCGGCATTGCTCGCGATGTTCGGCTTCTTGAGCGTTGCAGTCGTGCCTTTCCTAAAGTATCCGCCAAATCCGCCTTCGGTCGGCAACGCGGCGACTATCGGTCCGCGCACGGCATTGTTCTTCGGCATGTTGGCACTGTCCATCGCGGCAGCAGTAGTGGCCGTCATGCTGCAAAGGCGTTTGCGCGCGCGTCGCGGCGAGTGGAATGCGACGATGATCGCGGGCGCTTTCTATATCGCGTCGATGCTGCTCGTGCAGTTCGCGCTGCCGCGCGTCGACGAAGTGCCGGCGGGTTTCGCCGCGTCGCTGTTGTGGGATTTCCGCGTGGCAGCCATCGGCATTCAGGTCGTCATCTGGACGACGCTCGGGCTTCTCTTCGGTGCGCTCGCCGCACGCGAACTTGAACGGCCCGCGTTGCGGAGCATGGCGACGGCTTAA
- a CDS encoding CbtB-domain containing protein, translated as MIVAHAPVHAAASVSPALDAPVPIPVREVLPWAVFIGLILLIAIYFVGAEQGATSIFSGMVVHEFVHDGRHLLGFPCH; from the coding sequence ATGATTGTCGCTCACGCGCCGGTGCATGCCGCCGCCTCAGTTTCGCCCGCCCTGGATGCACCCGTACCTATTCCGGTGCGTGAAGTCTTGCCTTGGGCCGTGTTCATCGGCCTGATTTTGTTGATCGCCATTTATTTCGTCGGCGCGGAGCAAGGCGCGACGTCCATCTTTTCCGGCATGGTCGTTCACGAATTCGTGCATGACGGCCGGCACTTGCTCGGCTTTCCCTGCCACTAA